A segment of the Zingiber officinale cultivar Zhangliang chromosome 8B, Zo_v1.1, whole genome shotgun sequence genome:
cagttgtttcggcttgaggagtggcaaagaatggtggagtagaggatggatttcaggtattcatccgtgccatcgaggaaatgactccagtaggtgactagcatgttgaccagggtatgcttggagaagatgacttgtttcagaagctttttagatcaaagatacgaagtgcattgttataaaactagatgcacgaacacttgcttatacggttcttgaaataaaatacattcgtaaccgtcactagcccaagctcaataaggaaaattcacggtaaatgtgcatagtatacctcagatactgcagatgatagggaaggccagaagacagtttgacgcaaatattgagattgcccaagccaatccatggtactaatcctgacagctcctccaaatcgcactgacttgattgtgtccacccatccttgttcatcagcttggaacctttgaaatgaaagctgcattgggtacatggaaaaaacaacaaaaagggaggataaatgatagccaccaacctaattgttcacaaatatctgtataagttattaagggtgttcatagaagttgatcctttagccgtgtctgttagatggtcaaatctaggcgccaactcaaaaatgttggcgtccaagtgttagtgttcaactacttctgacAATGAAGTAGTAGCAGATAATCAAGAACACGAGAATCTGAAAGAGTCTatatttctttcactagtagcagataatgattagattagaaagCAAAAGAACGCATACCACACCAGCTGCTCCTGCTGTTAAAGCCATAGGTGCAGTGACAGCGCTTAATCCAGATGAGCACATAACTGGAATCTGAACTGCTCGGGAAATGGAGTATGCAGCTGCTAGCGTTGGTGTGGCCTACATTTTAAAGAGGAAAAATATCACATTTTTCATCACAAGTGTGCTAAGATTTCTTATTCGTACTGTTGTTACCTTCTCGATCAAACCAAGGACACCAGGTTTTGATGGACTTGAGTATTTCCCTCCTTCAGTTTGGATTATATCAGCACCTTCCTGTTCCAGCAACTCTGCTAGCTTCACCTTTTTAAATTGAACAAAAAACAACGAGAGATTGTGTTAGTGACAAATCTCAGTTTACGAGGAAATAAATGAGCTACCTGATCAGGGAGACTAAGCATGTGTGGCACGGTTACAGACAGTGTAATGGATGGAAGAATCCTTCTAGTTTCTCTAGTGAGCTTTAGAATCTGACAATGGCACCATAGAATAGTGACGAGATAGAAATAGCTGAAAATACTCGAGGAACTGCAAGGAAAAGTACGATCATGATTCATATACCTGTTCAGGGGAAAACTGAATTCCCATCTCGTAGAAAGAATCATAATTTCCAATTTCCACCTGCATTTAGCACAAGGATTTTAATGTTTGGTATGACAGACAATCCGATCGAAACCAGTCAAGTTCATCGCATCCTAACCATTTGGgcacctgcttccactgcagaaGGAAATGCCAAAGGGTCCACAGAGGAAACACAAATCTGCAAGAACAAGATCATCATAAGAAAGAAGAGCTGTGGAActctgaaaatgcgagctactgaggcagcgagcaatctgcttgaacaaggtaatcatgcagcgttggaactctgtcgtgagcatcaaagaccaaatattaccaaatattaagatcactgacaaaccaaataataccttatttttaacagctatctagaggatctggctttttgacttgaagctggttcaaagaagacaaatcaaatatacaaatactaagatgaaagcataatgaagtagttaactttttctactttacctgattataagatctacgaCTTCTTGCTCAAgattttgctgcacgagtaattattagaaaaacaaacccaatagtggaacaaaagctagataaagaaactagataatttacaacAGAACTTTActaataacatataatacagtgctttgtacttgcatattaatccagaaaacatcctttcacctaagtgacaatttttccaaaacatcatcattcacaaacatcatcattcactaaaaattttcacaagttttaaacttcagtgacaacttttctttggggtcaactgctcaaggtcgatctggtaactatgcaccgcatcaaaaaaattggcattaactatgattccaccaaaaaaaatcaccattccatgaacttaaatctaaatagaattatggcaactatcattccatacctattcataaatatgatcttgtatgcactccgccaactcggaccgaacctcatcaatttgttcacgagagtaccctatttttttgaactgtgagcatacacaatttatgttaatggaaaaataatcaacaccgatcactttgcaattttaaatagtttatgtcaaataatttgagataagctaaataatgttactattgattgcaaagaatctctctcaatagtctcaacttcttcaataatttctctcataaatcgcatcacaaaaaaatcacattgtttcgcatccggttgttgaggagcctatatagtaattagagtcaaattgttaatgaaaattatacacattacaatatatgttaaacaaaagtacacataccttaactacttcccacttaacatttttcctacctttccttccttggttgaattaaacaattttaaggcccttcatacgttaagaatatttgttaaataagatttttattataataaatatttactaaaagaaatctgaactcacatttccattacgtattttgaatcatcatcgcgaatgcggcaacttagggaatccagtaggtaaatagcatccttgtaaggttcaataacactaagattccaatggaaactaggcaaatacataggattagatcataaaattgaataaattatcgaaaggaagcaattgaaagtgatgttttacttcttgcttacccgacattacatggcactaacactagttgatctgttgatgcacttgtcagcttatctgctaaaagagttgccctttgattcagggtttcaagcttaactgatttgtcttgtgccgtttttgccagatatgggagtttgtgaggattcataaatctgaatttctttgtcttggtatctttcaccatctttttatacagacacctatcattgcaaagaaaaaatatttagatactaaataataaaatttagatacaaaacactcataataagttggaaaaataatgatcactcataacactaagttatggctgatgatagtaacatccatacatgagaacttactatgaacagtcttgcatattaaacataccagaaatgtatacatgcaaattcttttatttcttgaggacaagcacatttaagatacttaaaaatatacaagaaaaagatatgagcaaagtacttcctgtctagaagaacaaatggcagaaggcaaacattaagggccggttgaaaatgaatgagctatatttatgtaaattgtaccacatcaattgatattagtaaacctctcaatagaaatgatgaactattaacttaatgagaataacatggtatgagaaaattactagaagttgaattttcaagagtaaacttgttcacacaacaatattagtaaacttcttgcagttcaaatcggggattttctgtcttgctagatattagaatttcccagcaaacataaagcaatgcagtaatttcccagcataagtaaagcaatgcagttgcaactgagaaaataatatttagatactaaataataaaatttagatacaaaacaatcatgtggattaaaaaataatgatcactcataataagttggtgaaattgtaacaataaaccataataagttgctaaaattgggaagcaaacatgtgatgaaaaagttgctgaaattgcttaaataaacttacttaccatatgtaggcaacgatcaaatttcctaaaattgactccaaatgatacaaagaattgatgtcctcaaggtcaagaaaaagttcacaatcttcatcaaacacttcattatctaagcacattgatatacattttcctccatctagagcatgcttactgtaacaatataacatatgtaatgctcttgggacacttgttgacaaagtaggttttgatttttttcgttcaaacttcttccttctaggcttctaataatttcaaatataaacaagttagatatagctaggttgaataata
Coding sequences within it:
- the LOC122013567 gene encoding uncharacterized protein ycf23-like; amino-acid sequence: MMILFLQICVSSVDPLAFPSAVEAGAQMVEIGNYDSFYEMGIQFSPEQILKLTRETRRILPSITLSVTVPHMLSLPDQVKLAELLEQEGADIIQTEGGKYSSPSKPGVLGLIEKATPTLAAAYSISRAVQIPVMCSSGLSAVTAPMALTAGAAGVVCK